A part of Paroedura picta isolate Pp20150507F chromosome 7, Ppicta_v3.0, whole genome shotgun sequence genomic DNA contains:
- the SIGLEC15 gene encoding sialic acid-binding Ig-like lectin 15 — MKGISFFLIVQLCILESGTASKGWSMHVPPEVTGEIGKTVSLPCTFTHPHQTYDKTLTAIWRVKEPYNGTVVFKCVAHSSSSLCKMAVGSKNRYQLLGNPRQNNLSLQIHNLTWNDSSKYFCRVEFSGDVHDKYESRSGIRLQLIAAPRIVNISVQSGEDHSFNAKCTAEGEPLPTLTWSGPMSSNGTSILSVSYQITKELRHLTHDGRYTCTAVNSLGRAEGAVYFYKYRASGGSWILVLLFVSLGVKALALLLIIGIGAFWKGDNPLAPTSLSRQQAQESPYENLSRRINSISQCLRE; from the exons ATGAAGGGCATCTCCTTCTTCCTGATAGTTCAGCTCTGCATCTTGGAATCCG GAACAGCCTCCAAGGGCTGGTCCATGCATGTCCCACCGGAAGTGACGGGCGAAATCGGCAAGACGGTGTCCTTGCCCTGCACCTTCACCCACCCTCACCAGACCTACGACAAGACCCTGACGGCCATTTGGCGGGTGAAGGAGCCGTACAACGGGACGGTGGTGTTCAAGTGCGTGGCCCACAGCTCCAGCAGTCTCTGCAAGATGGCCGTTGGCTCAAAGAACCGGTACCAGCTCCTGGGGAACCCCAGGCAGAACAACCTCTCCCTCCAGATACACAACCTGACCTGGAACGACAGCAGCAAGTATTTCTGCCGGGTGGAGTTCTCTGGAGACGTTCACGACAAATACGAGAGCCGGTCCGGGATCCGACTCCAACTGATAG CGGCCCCCAGGATCGTCAACATCTCTGTTCAATCGGGCGAGGATCATTCCTTCAACGCGAAATGTACCGCCGAAGGGGAGCCGCTCCCCACCCTGACGTGGAGCGGCCCAATGTCCAGTAACGGGACCTCCATCCTGAGCGTGAGCTACCAGATCACCAAAGAGCTCCGGCACCTGACGCACGATGGCCGATACACCTGCACGGCAGTGAACAGCCTCGGGAGAGCCGAGGGGGCCGTGTACTTTTACAAATACAGGGCTTCTGGCGGATCCTGGATCCTGGTCCTCCTGTTCGTCTCGCTGGGGGTTAAAGCCCTGGCCTTGCTGCTGATCATAGGGATCGGGGCTTTCTGGAAAGGGG ATAatcccctggccccaaccagcCTGTCAAG GCAACAAGCACAAGAATCTCCCTACGAGAACCTCAGCCGTAGGATCAACTCCATAAGTCAATGTTTGCGGGAGTGA